Proteins co-encoded in one Gouania willdenowi chromosome 1, fGouWil2.1, whole genome shotgun sequence genomic window:
- the LOC114468018 gene encoding SAFB-like transcription modulator isoform X2 produces the protein MMMDQWAELSKSQNDDDADLELAKKLQEEEYQAAFNQEPEQEQGAAAAPQAVEDGGGDSGHIPIQPEASVKRDPDEELKVEEILTHSDDETNDEFLAEPSKNGAQDPSIKAEPEDKKKDSIKKASSTTGASGQAKSSSRDRDGKADKVHRGAVSSSNSHSSLDILAKNDPLKKSHSKTEKEDKSIDKHRSAGIRKGNKAPPTDKEEKKLSESGKEKKDSFSSNYGQDSTKEDKRKHGRGKSPSKPMFDKRHFRRGQGFDKVEMMKDKQRHSTAREDGRDFLHLKKRKAQDRRKREKEQRVREEQEYLLQERQRLEREKQKLERARLERESLERERIRIKRKRTEEAERMTLELKKLQEQQEQYRFDQQKRNNLKRGREEEHGWRDKGHSNGNKKMRSESEVRVNPGSSYNQQQNRFSSFISGTRPRYPESLVVQANTNDRRNRFDGEPEAEESVPAPHRDTSGFNREPRNFETTRRTEPPSSGHRSKRKR, from the exons ATGATGATGGATCAGTGGGCAGAGCTATCCAAATCGCAAAATGACGATGACGCTGACCTGGAGCTGGCCAAGAAGCTTCAGGAGGAAGAGTATCAAGCAGCGTTCAACCAGGAACCAGAGCAGGAGCAGGGGGCAGCTGCAGCACCACAG GCTGTTGAGGATGGGGGAGGAGACTCAGGACATATTCCGATTCAGCCAGAGGCCTCTGTCAAGAGGGACCCAGATGAGGAACTGAAGGTCGAAGAGATCCTGACCCACAGTGATGATGAGACGAATGATGAGTTCCTAGCAGAGCCCTCAAAGAATGGAGCACAAGATCCTTCAATCAAAGCTGAACcggaagataaaaaaaaggattCTATAAAGAAAGCCTCCTCCACTACTGGGGCATCAGGCCAAGCAAAGAG CTCTTCAAGAGACCGAGATGGAAAAGCAGATAAAGTTCACAGGG GAGCGGTGAGCAGCAGCAACAGTCACTCTTCTCTTGACATATTG GCTAAGAATGACCCTTTAAAGAAGTCTCACTCAAAGACTGAAAAAGAGGACAAATCTATTGACAAGCACAGATCCGCTGGGATAAGAAAAGGCAATAA AGCCCCGCCCACCgacaaagaagaaaagaagcttTCAGAAAGCGGCAAAGAGAAAAAGGATTCATTTTCATCCAACTATGGACAAGACTCCACAAAGGAGGACAAAAGAAAACATGGGC GGGGGAAGAGCCCAAGCAAACCTATGTTTGACAAAAGACACTTCAGAAGAGGACAGGGTTTCGACAAA gtggagatgATGAAAGACAAACAGCGACATTCTACGGCCAGGGAAGACGGCAGGGACTTTCTGCATTTAAAGAAGAGGAAGGCGCAAGATCGCAG GAAGCGTGAAAAAGAACAACGAGTGCGTGAAGAACAAGAATACCTGCTCCAAGAACGCCAGAGGCtggagagagagaaacaaaagTTGGAAAGGGCGCGTTTGGAAAGAGAATCGCTTGAACGGGAAAGAATTCGCATCAAGCGG AAAAGGACAGAAGAGGCAGAGCGCATGACACTTGAACTCAAaaagctgcaggagcagcaagAGCAGTACCGTTTTGATCAACAGAAGAGGAATAACCTCAAGCGAGGTCGTGAAGAGGAACACGG TTGGAGAGACAAAGGCCATTCGAATGGCAACAAGAAGATGCGGTCAGAGTCTGAGGTCCGCGTGAACCCAGGCTCCAGCTACAATCAGCAGCAGAACCGCTTCTCGAGCTTCATTTCAGGAACGAGGCCTCGTTATCCAGAATCTCTAGTTGTACAGGCCAACACCAACGACAG GCGCAATAGGTTTGATGGTGAACCAGAGGCGGAGGAGAGTGTGCCTGCTCCACACAGGGATACCTCTGGCTTCAACCGCGAACCCAGGAACTTTGAAACCACTCGCCGAACTGAGCCACCGTCTTCGGGGCACAGATCAAAGAGGAAGAGATGA
- the LOC114468018 gene encoding SAFB-like transcription modulator isoform X1, with translation MDQVNQDVPDENISTEGSDIDTFEYEDCDHFLSPYPEPEETGEEKQIKQDYNCAVFMMMDQWAELSKSQNDDDADLELAKKLQEEEYQAAFNQEPEQEQGAAAAPQAVEDGGGDSGHIPIQPEASVKRDPDEELKVEEILTHSDDETNDEFLAEPSKNGAQDPSIKAEPEDKKKDSIKKASSTTGASGQAKSSSRDRDGKADKVHRGAVSSSNSHSSLDILAKNDPLKKSHSKTEKEDKSIDKHRSAGIRKGNKAPPTDKEEKKLSESGKEKKDSFSSNYGQDSTKEDKRKHGRGKSPSKPMFDKRHFRRGQGFDKVEMMKDKQRHSTAREDGRDFLHLKKRKAQDRRKREKEQRVREEQEYLLQERQRLEREKQKLERARLERESLERERIRIKRKRTEEAERMTLELKKLQEQQEQYRFDQQKRNNLKRGREEEHGWRDKGHSNGNKKMRSESEVRVNPGSSYNQQQNRFSSFISGTRPRYPESLVVQANTNDRRNRFDGEPEAEESVPAPHRDTSGFNREPRNFETTRRTEPPSSGHRSKRKR, from the exons ATGGACCAAGTAAACCAGGATGTTCCAGATGAGAACATCTCGACGGAAGGGTCAGACATCGACACTTTCGAATATGAAGATTGTGACCATTTTTTGTCTCCATATCCAGAGCCGGAGGAAACTGGCGAggaaaaacaaatcaaacag GACTATAACTGTGCAGTTTTTATGATGATGGATCAGTGGGCAGAGCTATCCAAATCGCAAAATGACGATGACGCTGACCTGGAGCTGGCCAAGAAGCTTCAGGAGGAAGAGTATCAAGCAGCGTTCAACCAGGAACCAGAGCAGGAGCAGGGGGCAGCTGCAGCACCACAG GCTGTTGAGGATGGGGGAGGAGACTCAGGACATATTCCGATTCAGCCAGAGGCCTCTGTCAAGAGGGACCCAGATGAGGAACTGAAGGTCGAAGAGATCCTGACCCACAGTGATGATGAGACGAATGATGAGTTCCTAGCAGAGCCCTCAAAGAATGGAGCACAAGATCCTTCAATCAAAGCTGAACcggaagataaaaaaaaggattCTATAAAGAAAGCCTCCTCCACTACTGGGGCATCAGGCCAAGCAAAGAG CTCTTCAAGAGACCGAGATGGAAAAGCAGATAAAGTTCACAGGG GAGCGGTGAGCAGCAGCAACAGTCACTCTTCTCTTGACATATTG GCTAAGAATGACCCTTTAAAGAAGTCTCACTCAAAGACTGAAAAAGAGGACAAATCTATTGACAAGCACAGATCCGCTGGGATAAGAAAAGGCAATAA AGCCCCGCCCACCgacaaagaagaaaagaagcttTCAGAAAGCGGCAAAGAGAAAAAGGATTCATTTTCATCCAACTATGGACAAGACTCCACAAAGGAGGACAAAAGAAAACATGGGC GGGGGAAGAGCCCAAGCAAACCTATGTTTGACAAAAGACACTTCAGAAGAGGACAGGGTTTCGACAAA gtggagatgATGAAAGACAAACAGCGACATTCTACGGCCAGGGAAGACGGCAGGGACTTTCTGCATTTAAAGAAGAGGAAGGCGCAAGATCGCAG GAAGCGTGAAAAAGAACAACGAGTGCGTGAAGAACAAGAATACCTGCTCCAAGAACGCCAGAGGCtggagagagagaaacaaaagTTGGAAAGGGCGCGTTTGGAAAGAGAATCGCTTGAACGGGAAAGAATTCGCATCAAGCGG AAAAGGACAGAAGAGGCAGAGCGCATGACACTTGAACTCAAaaagctgcaggagcagcaagAGCAGTACCGTTTTGATCAACAGAAGAGGAATAACCTCAAGCGAGGTCGTGAAGAGGAACACGG TTGGAGAGACAAAGGCCATTCGAATGGCAACAAGAAGATGCGGTCAGAGTCTGAGGTCCGCGTGAACCCAGGCTCCAGCTACAATCAGCAGCAGAACCGCTTCTCGAGCTTCATTTCAGGAACGAGGCCTCGTTATCCAGAATCTCTAGTTGTACAGGCCAACACCAACGACAG GCGCAATAGGTTTGATGGTGAACCAGAGGCGGAGGAGAGTGTGCCTGCTCCACACAGGGATACCTCTGGCTTCAACCGCGAACCCAGGAACTTTGAAACCACTCGCCGAACTGAGCCACCGTCTTCGGGGCACAGATCAAAGAGGAAGAGATGA